The Aeromicrobium sp. Leaf245 genome includes a region encoding these proteins:
- a CDS encoding RNA polymerase sigma factor, with translation MSRPRTSETGDDADTDGGLLQRASTGDRDAFGELYDRHVRAVYWQAFRVLRDADAAEDATQETFVVAWRRSRTIRLVDGSVLPWLLVTARQVALNAARKAARRRTAELDEDLPARDDVESTVEAELARVEIDAAVAALGELDQRLYALCIDGDHSYEQAARELGVTHAVVRNRLHRLRGRLRADLRAMRETS, from the coding sequence GTGAGCAGGCCCCGCACGTCCGAGACCGGCGACGACGCCGACACGGACGGCGGCCTGCTCCAGCGGGCGAGCACCGGTGACCGCGACGCGTTCGGCGAGCTCTACGACCGGCATGTCCGGGCCGTCTACTGGCAGGCCTTCCGCGTCCTGCGCGACGCCGACGCGGCCGAGGACGCCACCCAGGAGACCTTCGTGGTCGCGTGGCGTCGCTCGCGCACCATCCGGCTGGTGGACGGGTCCGTGCTGCCGTGGCTGCTCGTGACCGCCCGGCAGGTGGCCCTGAACGCGGCCCGCAAGGCGGCGCGACGCCGCACTGCGGAGCTCGACGAGGACCTTCCCGCCCGGGACGACGTCGAGTCGACGGTGGAGGCCGAGCTGGCTCGGGTCGAGATCGACGCCGCGGTCGCGGCCCTCGGCGAGCTGGACCAGCGGCTGTACGCCCTGTGCATCGACGGGGACCACAGCTACGAGCAGGCGGCGCGTGAGCTCGGCGTGACCCACGCCGTGGTCCGCAACCGTCTGCACCGACTGCGCGGCCGGCTCCGCGCCGACCTGCGCGCGATGAGGGAGACGTCATGA
- a CDS encoding Flp family type IVb pilin, protein MHAFSTVLAFVAGLKDRRDEKGATAVEYGLLVALIAAVLIVVIGFLGGDVRDAFTGVETAIDGQAGG, encoded by the coding sequence ATGCACGCATTCAGCACCGTCCTCGCCTTCGTCGCCGGCCTCAAGGACCGCCGCGACGAGAAGGGCGCCACCGCCGTCGAGTACGGCCTGCTCGTGGCACTCATCGCCGCCGTCCTGATCGTCGTGATCGGGTTCCTGGGCGGCGACGTCCGTGACGCCTTCACCGGTGTCGAGACGGCCATCGACGGCCAGGCCGGCGGCTGA
- a CDS encoding Flp pilus assembly protein CpaB, translated as MNKQLLAIGAAVLLAVLGFAALFAYAKGADDRAFEGTERTTVLRVTQEVATKTPSSELSASVEAVELPKAAVVPGAVTDLSELEGLVTRGVLVPGDQLTPAKFAEAGDVKGDAAVPKGMQELSILLEGQRIVGGALAAGDTVGVVASYSGSSAMAVDGVPVLKVDAGVGDGQSTAGATVTVAVKTADVTKIVNAMEFGKVWITKQNEDTDTGGGGVVTSDEVLDR; from the coding sequence GTGAACAAGCAACTTCTGGCCATCGGTGCAGCCGTGCTGCTGGCCGTGCTCGGGTTCGCTGCCCTCTTCGCCTACGCGAAGGGTGCCGACGACCGGGCCTTCGAGGGGACCGAGCGCACCACGGTGCTGCGGGTCACCCAGGAGGTGGCGACCAAGACGCCGTCCTCCGAGCTGAGTGCGAGCGTCGAGGCCGTCGAGCTTCCCAAGGCAGCCGTCGTGCCCGGTGCCGTCACCGACCTGTCCGAGCTCGAGGGTCTGGTCACGCGTGGCGTGCTCGTGCCCGGGGACCAGCTGACCCCCGCCAAGTTCGCCGAGGCCGGCGACGTCAAGGGTGACGCCGCCGTGCCCAAGGGCATGCAGGAGCTGTCGATCCTGCTCGAGGGCCAGCGGATCGTCGGTGGGGCCCTGGCGGCCGGCGACACGGTCGGCGTGGTCGCCAGCTACAGCGGGAGCAGCGCCATGGCGGTCGACGGCGTGCCGGTGCTCAAGGTCGACGCCGGGGTAGGCGACGGCCAGAGCACGGCCGGCGCCACCGTGACGGTCGCGGTCAAGACCGCCGACGTCACGAAGATCGTCAACGCCATGGAGTTCGGCAAGGTCTGGATCACCAAGCAGAACGAGGACACCGACACCGGTGGCGGTGGCGTCGTCACGTCCGACGAGGTGCTGGACCGATGA